In a genomic window of [Empedobacter] haloabium:
- a CDS encoding BMP family ABC transporter substrate-binding protein has translation MQIKQLTMMIAAVAVSAGACAATPKLGIVYDAGGKFDKSFNQSAFEGASRFKKDTNINFIEVQASSDTQAEQVLRGLARKKLDLIASIGFAQTQAVQKVAKEFPNVRFVLIDGVAQGANVNSITFKEEEGSYLVGVAAAAASKTKKLGFIGGIDIPLIRTFACGYAQGAKSVDKKAEVVQNMVGTTAAAWNDPAKGGELARSQFERGVDVVFAVAGGSGLGTLQMAKEKGKLAIGVDSNQNHLYPGTVLTSMVKRVDNAVYDSFMQVKNGTWKGGVTAKGLKEGGVDWALDEHNRKVITPEIEKKVLGARKDIIDGKVKVIDIRTGAACPA, from the coding sequence ATGCAAATCAAACAACTTACGATGATGATCGCAGCCGTTGCGGTGTCGGCTGGCGCATGCGCCGCCACGCCCAAGCTGGGCATCGTCTACGATGCGGGCGGCAAGTTCGACAAATCGTTCAACCAGTCCGCTTTCGAAGGCGCCTCGCGCTTCAAGAAGGACACGAACATCAACTTCATCGAAGTGCAGGCGTCGTCCGACACGCAGGCCGAGCAGGTGCTGCGCGGCCTCGCGCGCAAGAAGCTGGACCTGATCGCCTCGATCGGTTTCGCCCAGACCCAGGCCGTACAGAAGGTCGCGAAGGAATTCCCGAACGTGCGCTTCGTGCTGATCGACGGCGTGGCGCAAGGCGCCAACGTCAACTCGATTACGTTCAAGGAAGAAGAAGGCTCCTACCTGGTCGGCGTGGCCGCCGCCGCGGCATCGAAGACCAAGAAGCTGGGCTTCATCGGCGGCATCGACATCCCGCTGATCCGTACCTTCGCGTGCGGCTACGCTCAGGGCGCGAAGTCCGTCGACAAGAAAGCGGAAGTCGTGCAGAACATGGTCGGCACCACCGCCGCCGCCTGGAACGATCCGGCCAAGGGCGGCGAACTGGCCCGCTCGCAGTTCGAGCGCGGCGTGGACGTGGTGTTCGCCGTGGCGGGCGGCTCGGGCCTGGGCACGCTGCAGATGGCCAAGGAAAAAGGCAAGCTGGCGATCGGCGTCGACTCCAACCAGAACCACCTGTATCCGGGCACCGTGCTGACCTCGATGGTCAAGCGCGTCGACAACGCCGTCTACGACAGCTTCATGCAGGTGAAGAACGGCACCTGGAAAGGCGGCGTCACGGCCAAGGGCCTGAAGGAAGGCGGCGTGGACTGGGCGCTGGACGAGCACAACCGCAAGGTGATCACGCCGGAAATCGAAAAGAAAGTGCTGGGTGCCCGCAAGGACATCATCGACGGCAAGGTCAAGGTCATCGACATCCGCACGGGCGCGGCCTGCCCGGCCTGA
- a CDS encoding c-type cytochrome, which yields MKQVVAASLLSLAAAVAASAAHAATPEELAKSKNCMACHATATKLVGPAYKDVAAKYKGQKDAEDKLVQKVMKGGAGVWGPVPMPPNAVSDAEAHTLVKWILAQK from the coding sequence ATGAAACAAGTCGTTGCAGCAAGCCTGTTGTCGCTCGCCGCCGCCGTTGCCGCCAGCGCGGCGCATGCGGCCACGCCGGAAGAACTGGCGAAATCGAAGAACTGCATGGCCTGCCATGCGACCGCCACCAAGCTGGTGGGGCCGGCCTACAAGGACGTCGCCGCCAAATACAAAGGCCAGAAGGATGCCGAGGACAAGCTGGTGCAGAAGGTCATGAAGGGTGGCGCCGGCGTGTGGGGTCCGGTGCCGATGCCGCCGAATGCCGTGTCGGATGCGGAGGCGCATACGCTCGTGAAATGGATCCTGGCGCAGAAATGA
- a CDS encoding ABC transporter ATP-binding protein translates to MQPAVEFRGISKHFGAVKANTDVSFAIAKGAIHGLVGENGAGKSTLMSILYGYYNADAGEILLDGHARQIRTSQEAIRLGIGMVHQHFMLVDNMTVLDNVMLGTEGGFRLSAHRAATEKKLREICATYRLDVDPLATIHDLSVGAQQRVEILKQIYRSANILILDEPTAVLTAQETESLFQILRLFKEQGKTIILITHKLQEIMDITDSVTVMRAGRVVGAVQTAQTSKEELANMMVGRPIENNLPRAPYNPGKPVLEVRDLQLKDSSGVSLLEDIGFTLRAGEIVAIAGVSGNGQSELMEVLSGMRLPSSGGADFEGKPLPYGRHDADGLPLVFRDLGIAHVPEDRLRDGVVKSFSVMQNTVLGYQDHLKGKFGLFDFKHIASRCQELLKEFDVRPPNPDLRIGLLSGGNQQKVVIAREVLAQPKLMLVGQPTRGVDIGTIEAIHKQLLALRDAGVAILLVSVELEEVRALADRILVMCGGRITGELPINEFDTTRIGLLMGGMHKS, encoded by the coding sequence ATGCAGCCAGCAGTTGAATTTCGCGGCATCTCCAAGCACTTCGGAGCGGTCAAGGCGAATACGGACGTCAGCTTCGCGATCGCCAAGGGCGCCATCCATGGCCTCGTGGGCGAGAACGGCGCCGGCAAGTCGACCCTGATGAGCATCCTGTACGGCTACTACAATGCCGACGCCGGCGAGATCCTCCTCGACGGCCACGCACGGCAGATCCGTACCAGCCAGGAAGCGATCCGCCTCGGCATCGGCATGGTGCACCAGCACTTCATGCTGGTCGATAACATGACCGTGCTCGATAACGTCATGCTGGGCACCGAGGGCGGCTTCCGCCTGTCGGCCCACCGCGCCGCCACCGAGAAGAAGCTGCGCGAGATCTGCGCCACCTACCGGCTCGACGTCGATCCGCTGGCGACGATCCACGACCTGTCCGTGGGCGCGCAGCAGCGCGTCGAAATCCTCAAGCAGATCTACCGCAGCGCCAACATCCTGATCCTGGACGAGCCGACGGCCGTGCTGACCGCGCAGGAAACGGAATCGCTGTTCCAGATCCTGCGCCTGTTCAAGGAACAGGGCAAGACCATCATCCTGATCACGCACAAGCTGCAGGAGATCATGGACATCACCGACAGCGTGACGGTGATGCGCGCCGGCCGCGTGGTCGGTGCGGTGCAGACGGCGCAGACCTCGAAGGAGGAACTGGCCAACATGATGGTGGGCCGCCCGATCGAGAACAACCTGCCGCGCGCGCCCTACAACCCGGGCAAGCCGGTGCTGGAAGTGCGCGACCTGCAGCTGAAGGACAGCAGCGGCGTTTCCCTGCTGGAGGACATCGGCTTCACCCTGCGCGCGGGCGAGATCGTCGCCATCGCCGGCGTCTCCGGCAATGGCCAGAGCGAATTGATGGAAGTCCTGTCGGGCATGCGCCTGCCCTCGTCCGGCGGCGCCGACTTCGAGGGCAAGCCGCTGCCCTACGGCCGCCACGATGCGGACGGCCTGCCGCTGGTATTCCGCGACCTGGGCATCGCCCACGTGCCGGAAGACCGCCTGCGCGACGGCGTCGTCAAGAGCTTCTCCGTCATGCAGAACACGGTGCTGGGCTACCAGGACCACCTGAAAGGCAAGTTCGGCCTGTTCGACTTCAAGCACATCGCCAGCCGCTGCCAGGAACTGCTGAAGGAATTCGACGTGCGCCCGCCCAACCCGGACCTGCGTATCGGCCTGCTCTCGGGCGGCAACCAGCAGAAGGTCGTGATCGCGCGCGAAGTGCTGGCGCAGCCGAAGCTGATGCTGGTCGGCCAGCCCACCCGCGGCGTCGACATCGGCACCATCGAGGCGATCCACAAGCAGCTCTTGGCCCTGCGCGACGCCGGCGTGGCGATCCTGCTCGTCTCCGTCGAGCTGGAGGAAGTGCGCGCGCTGGCCGACCGCATCCTCGTGATGTGCGGCGGCCGCATCACCGGCGAACTGCCGATCAATGAATTCGACACCACCCGCATCGGTCTCCTGATGGGCGGGATGCACAAATCATGA
- a CDS encoding S1/P1 nuclease: MKKLACTLALAGAFATVSASALAWGNDGHRAVGAIADKLIKGSNAEKQVAALLLPGESLEKVATWADCVKGNWCGPQTPEMIDYVNANPKHSEYHYTDVPFQLDEYHDHGVGTFDDDIVQTLKSAIAVLQGKDTPQTNPHRFSKRQALLIVTHLAGDIHQPLHVGAGFVGKNGKFVVPKSHGEVDSLNVFDSRGGNNLLLDDAVLTATSDKLIPPAPPKEGAAPAASKSPTKPFHSYWDTTVVDYAMRRSSTRTPEQFAQYAIDSKPTVSVNTGDVSGWPYQWANESLAVSKAAHKDVTVGAVSTQTSRSGESYKVWALTVPENYPVPSSALAREQLIKGGYHLAALLRAIWP, encoded by the coding sequence ATGAAGAAACTCGCATGCACGCTGGCGCTGGCCGGCGCTTTCGCCACCGTCTCCGCCAGCGCGCTGGCATGGGGCAATGACGGCCACCGCGCCGTCGGCGCCATCGCCGACAAGCTGATCAAGGGCAGCAACGCCGAGAAGCAGGTCGCGGCCCTGCTGCTGCCGGGCGAGAGCCTGGAGAAGGTGGCCACGTGGGCGGACTGCGTCAAGGGCAACTGGTGCGGTCCGCAGACGCCGGAGATGATCGACTACGTCAACGCCAACCCGAAGCATTCCGAGTACCACTACACGGACGTGCCGTTCCAGCTGGACGAATACCATGACCACGGCGTCGGCACATTCGACGACGACATCGTGCAGACCCTGAAGAGCGCGATCGCCGTCCTGCAGGGCAAGGACACGCCGCAAACCAACCCGCACCGCTTCAGCAAGCGCCAGGCGCTCTTGATCGTCACGCACCTGGCCGGCGACATCCACCAGCCGCTGCACGTGGGCGCCGGCTTCGTCGGCAAGAACGGCAAGTTCGTCGTGCCGAAGTCGCATGGCGAAGTGGATTCGCTGAACGTGTTCGACTCGCGCGGCGGCAACAACCTGCTGCTGGACGACGCCGTGCTGACGGCCACCAGCGACAAGCTGATTCCGCCGGCGCCGCCGAAGGAAGGCGCCGCGCCAGCCGCATCGAAGTCGCCGACGAAACCGTTCCATTCGTATTGGGACACCACGGTGGTGGATTACGCGATGCGCCGTTCCAGCACGCGCACGCCGGAGCAGTTCGCGCAGTACGCCATCGACAGCAAGCCCACGGTCTCCGTCAACACGGGCGACGTGTCGGGCTGGCCGTACCAGTGGGCCAACGAGTCGCTGGCGGTGTCGAAAGCGGCCCACAAGGACGTGACGGTGGGTGCCGTGTCGACGCAGACCAGCAGGAGCGGCGAGTCGTACAAGGTGTGGGCGCTGACGGTGCCGGAAAACTATCCGGTGCCATCCTCCGCGCTGGCACGCGAGCAGCTGATCAAGGGCGGGTATCACCTGGCGGCGCTGCTGCGGGCGATCTGGCCATAA
- a CDS encoding NUDIX domain-containing protein, translating to MQIRIKEVKTLADDWYVLKKTTFDYRRRDGTWQTMSRETYDRGHGAVILLYNLARRTVVLVRQFRFPAYGYGGAHDGYLLEAPAGLLDTATPEQRIRAEVEEETGYRVHDVRRVFEAFMSPGSVTERLYFFVAEYEPDSRVGTGGGVEQEGEDIEVVELDIDAALAMVADGRIEDGKTIMLLQHAALALFREGSGAPTGSGML from the coding sequence ATGCAGATCCGGATCAAGGAAGTGAAAACGCTGGCGGACGACTGGTACGTGCTGAAGAAAACCACGTTCGACTACCGCCGCCGCGACGGCACCTGGCAGACGATGTCGCGCGAGACCTACGACCGCGGCCATGGCGCCGTGATCCTGCTGTACAACCTGGCGCGCCGCACGGTGGTCCTGGTGCGCCAGTTCCGCTTCCCCGCCTACGGCTACGGCGGTGCGCACGACGGCTACCTGCTGGAGGCCCCGGCCGGCCTGCTCGACACCGCCACGCCGGAACAGCGCATCCGCGCCGAGGTGGAGGAGGAGACGGGTTACCGCGTGCATGACGTGCGGCGCGTGTTCGAGGCATTCATGAGTCCCGGCTCGGTGACGGAGCGGCTGTATTTCTTCGTGGCCGAATACGAACCGGACAGCCGCGTGGGCACGGGCGGCGGCGTCGAGCAGGAAGGCGAGGACATCGAAGTGGTGGAGCTGGACATCGATGCCGCGCTGGCGATGGTGGCCGATGGCCGCATCGAGGACGGCAAGACGATCATGCTGCTGCAGCATGCCGCGCTGGCGTTGTTCCGGGAAGGTAGCGGCGCGCCCACGGGCAGCGGGATGCTCTAG
- a CDS encoding bifunctional metallophosphatase/5'-nucleotidase has translation MKFSLHTLAAAAAAFVLAGCATTAPGTAEINLVALNDLHGHLEADKFTYAGVGEKTPRTVMAGGIDTLAGALQAWRKEDGELLLVGAGDMIGASPALSAMWADEPTLGALDLLGLQATSVGNHEFDQGRVELLRQQKGGCASPRPDKACRFDGSYAGAKFSYLAANVIDAKTRKPLLPAYRILESKGVKIAFIGAVLQDTAEVVAAAGIAGLQFGDEADAVNRLLPELRKQGVGVFVVLLHQGGRTASEFDKQYCDDLEGELVPVVKKLDPAIRLVISGHSHKGYLCKVGDKLVTQAQMGGHMLSRIKLVVDRQTNRLVDVSARNVVMAQGAYPADPRAEAYLAKVRARGNAELAKPVAKIGVASVTRALTGSDESALGNLIADATLHAGRPFGAQIAFMNVGGIRATLETGPGNVVSKGQALAVLPFGNTLTVMNLTGTQIRALLEQQWVGDKVESRGLLQVSEGFSYRYDLRKPAGQRVLEVSLNGVPLDDNASYRVAANNFIAEGGDAFPMFAKGTNRAETGVRDIDSLTSYLTYREQQRKPAGLAAEQPRIRRAQ, from the coding sequence ATGAAATTCTCCCTGCACACACTTGCCGCCGCGGCCGCCGCCTTCGTTCTGGCGGGCTGCGCCACGACCGCGCCCGGCACCGCCGAAATCAACCTGGTCGCACTGAACGACCTGCACGGCCACCTGGAAGCCGACAAGTTCACCTACGCCGGCGTGGGCGAAAAAACGCCGCGCACCGTGATGGCCGGCGGCATCGACACGCTGGCCGGCGCGCTGCAGGCCTGGCGCAAGGAAGACGGCGAGCTGCTGCTGGTGGGCGCGGGCGACATGATCGGCGCCAGCCCGGCGCTGTCGGCAATGTGGGCGGACGAGCCGACCCTGGGTGCGCTCGATCTGCTCGGGTTGCAGGCGACGTCGGTGGGCAATCACGAGTTCGACCAGGGCCGCGTCGAACTGCTGCGCCAGCAAAAGGGCGGCTGCGCGTCGCCCCGGCCGGACAAGGCCTGCCGCTTCGACGGCAGCTACGCCGGCGCGAAGTTCAGCTACCTGGCCGCCAACGTCATCGACGCCAAGACCCGCAAGCCCCTGCTGCCGGCCTACCGCATCCTCGAATCGAAGGGCGTGAAGATCGCCTTCATCGGCGCGGTGCTGCAGGACACGGCCGAGGTCGTGGCCGCCGCCGGCATCGCCGGCCTGCAGTTCGGCGACGAGGCCGATGCCGTCAACCGCCTGCTGCCGGAACTGCGCAAGCAGGGCGTGGGGGTGTTCGTCGTGCTGCTGCACCAGGGCGGCCGCACGGCATCCGAATTCGACAAGCAGTATTGCGACGACCTGGAGGGCGAGCTGGTCCCGGTCGTCAAGAAGCTCGACCCGGCCATCCGCCTCGTCATCAGCGGCCACTCGCACAAGGGTTACCTGTGCAAGGTGGGCGACAAGCTGGTCACCCAGGCGCAAATGGGCGGGCATATGCTGTCGCGCATCAAGCTGGTGGTGGACCGGCAAACGAACCGGCTGGTGGATGTCAGCGCGCGCAACGTCGTCATGGCGCAGGGCGCCTATCCGGCCGACCCGCGTGCCGAGGCCTACCTGGCCAAGGTGCGCGCGCGCGGCAATGCGGAACTGGCCAAGCCGGTGGCGAAGATCGGCGTGGCCTCCGTCACGCGCGCGCTGACCGGCAGCGACGAATCCGCGCTGGGCAACCTGATCGCCGATGCGACCCTGCACGCGGGCCGCCCGTTCGGCGCGCAGATCGCGTTCATGAACGTGGGCGGCATCCGTGCCACCCTGGAAACCGGGCCGGGCAACGTCGTCTCGAAGGGCCAGGCGCTGGCGGTGCTCCCGTTCGGCAATACGCTGACGGTGATGAACCTGACGGGCACGCAGATCCGGGCGCTGCTCGAGCAGCAGTGGGTCGGCGACAAAGTGGAATCGCGCGGCCTGCTGCAGGTCTCGGAAGGCTTCAGCTATAGATACGACCTGCGCAAGCCGGCCGGCCAGCGCGTGCTGGAAGTGAGCTTGAACGGTGTGCCGCTGGACGATAACGCGTCCTACCGCGTGGCCGCCAACAACTTCATCGCCGAGGGTGGCGACGCGTTCCCGATGTTCGCCAAGGGCACCAATCGCGCCGAGACGGGCGTGCGCGACATCGATTCGCTGACGTCCTATCTGACCTACCGCGAACAGCAGCGCAAGCCGGCCGGGCTGGCAGCCGAACAGCCGCGCATCCGCCGCGCGCAATAA
- a CDS encoding DeoR/GlpR family DNA-binding transcription regulator: MLTSQRKQLLLKILGEEGQIVARTLSESLGLSEDTIRRDLRELAKEGLLRRVHGGALPASPAAANFAVRTTISTDTKPAIARAAAALVEPGQVVFIDGGTTAVQLARALPRELRATVVTHSPSIAVELVEHPNVEVIMIGGRLFKHSIVACGAQALEAIGQIHTDVFFMGVCSLDPEAGITTGDYDEACMKRAISAAARSTVVLASPEKLGTAAPFAIAPLATIDRIVVSAETDEALLAPYREMGIGVTLA; encoded by the coding sequence ATGCTGACCAGTCAACGCAAGCAACTGCTGCTCAAGATCCTGGGCGAAGAAGGCCAGATCGTGGCGCGTACCCTGTCCGAGTCGCTCGGCCTGTCCGAAGACACCATCCGCCGCGACCTGCGCGAGCTGGCCAAGGAAGGCCTGCTGCGGCGCGTCCACGGCGGCGCCCTGCCCGCCTCGCCGGCAGCGGCCAATTTCGCCGTGCGCACCACCATCTCGACCGACACCAAGCCCGCCATCGCACGCGCGGCGGCGGCACTGGTCGAACCCGGCCAGGTGGTGTTCATCGACGGCGGCACGACCGCCGTGCAGCTGGCGCGCGCCCTGCCGCGCGAGCTGCGCGCCACCGTCGTCACGCACAGCCCGTCCATCGCGGTGGAACTGGTCGAGCATCCGAATGTGGAGGTGATCATGATCGGCGGCCGGCTCTTCAAGCACTCGATCGTGGCCTGCGGCGCGCAGGCACTGGAAGCCATCGGCCAGATCCACACCGACGTGTTTTTCATGGGTGTGTGCAGCCTCGATCCGGAGGCCGGCATCACGACAGGGGATTACGACGAGGCGTGCATGAAGCGGGCGATCAGCGCGGCCGCGCGCAGCACCGTGGTGCTGGCTTCGCCGGAAAAGCTGGGAACGGCGGCGCCGTTCGCGATCGCGCCGCTGGCGACGATCGACCGGATCGTCGTCAGCGCGGAGACGGACGAGGCGCTGCTGGCGCCTTATCGGGAGATGGGGATCGGGGTGACGCTGGCCTAA
- a CDS encoding ABC transporter permease yields the protein MTTNDMPRWATGIVLPLLNLLSAMLVAALAIHLLGEDPVDAMRILVNSAIVNPEGLSYTLFYASTFVFTGLAVSLAMQAGLFNIGAEGQMYFGGLGLTLAMLAFDASLPWYLLIPVGMLGAALFGALWAFIPGYLQAKRGSHIVVTTIMFNFIAASLMNFVIVKYLIPPGEQNTASRVFSDAAALPPLNAWFPALGDTPLNVSFFLSILALVIYGVFVSRSAWGYKLRATGLNKHAAHYAGVKISAMIIVTMLISGALAGLGAVNSIMGSTHYLSLNFVGGAGFVGIAIALMGRQHPVGIFLSSVLFGALIQGGFDLSLEKPNIPTETFIFIQGLIILFCGAMENLYAPVLIKLIKGKKG from the coding sequence ATGACTACCAACGATATGCCACGCTGGGCAACCGGCATTGTCCTCCCGCTTCTGAACCTGCTGTCGGCGATGCTGGTCGCCGCGCTGGCGATCCACCTGCTGGGCGAAGACCCGGTCGATGCGATGCGCATCCTGGTCAACAGCGCCATCGTCAATCCGGAAGGCCTGTCGTACACGCTGTTCTACGCGTCCACGTTCGTCTTCACCGGTCTGGCCGTGTCGCTGGCGATGCAGGCCGGCCTGTTCAACATCGGCGCCGAAGGCCAGATGTATTTCGGCGGCCTGGGCCTGACCCTGGCGATGCTGGCGTTCGACGCGTCCCTGCCGTGGTATCTCCTGATCCCGGTCGGCATGCTCGGCGCGGCGCTGTTCGGCGCGCTGTGGGCCTTCATCCCCGGCTACCTGCAGGCGAAACGGGGCAGCCACATCGTCGTGACGACGATCATGTTCAACTTCATCGCCGCCTCGCTGATGAACTTCGTCATCGTCAAGTACCTGATCCCGCCGGGCGAGCAGAATACCGCCAGCCGTGTGTTCTCCGACGCGGCCGCGCTGCCGCCGCTGAACGCCTGGTTCCCGGCGCTGGGCGATACGCCGCTCAACGTCAGCTTCTTCCTGTCCATCCTGGCGCTGGTGATCTACGGCGTGTTCGTCTCGCGTTCGGCCTGGGGCTACAAGCTGCGCGCCACGGGCCTGAACAAGCATGCCGCGCACTATGCCGGCGTGAAGATCAGCGCCATGATCATCGTCACCATGCTGATCTCGGGTGCGCTGGCGGGCCTGGGCGCCGTCAACTCGATCATGGGTTCGACGCACTACCTGTCGCTGAACTTCGTCGGCGGCGCCGGCTTCGTCGGCATCGCCATCGCCCTGATGGGCCGCCAGCATCCGGTCGGCATCTTCCTGTCGTCCGTGCTGTTCGGCGCGCTGATCCAGGGCGGCTTCGACCTGTCGCTGGAAAAGCCGAACATTCCGACCGAGACGTTCATCTTCATCCAGGGCCTGATCATCCTGTTCTGCGGCGCGATGGAGAACCTGTACGCGCCCGTGCTCATCAAACTGATCAAAGGTAAAAAGGGCTGA
- a CDS encoding phospholipase D-like domain-containing protein — protein sequence MRRILATALLAACAGSAHADFRIPGFELVLTTPVETTLANPDLRDPIAVWCELFDNARHDIAIGQFYAAGKAGSPFDKVIERLEAAGKRGVKIRFLLDKKGIGLSDAATLDRLRAIPNLDLRILDYSQLTGNGIIHAKYVLADGKVAFVGSQNFDWRAFTHIHETGLRIDDPVIVGQVAAIFEQDWRAQAVLAQGAKVTPLQAKAAALPAQTELARPSYLLASPAAYNPPGVRDSESGLPALLAEAREEVRIQLLDYAPLSYGPQGKRPYYAVIDNAVRAAANRGVRIRLMVSNWNLEAPALPYLKSLAVLPNVEIRVVTLPQASSGFIPFARVIHSKTMTIDGKLAWVGTSNWAGGYLDLSRNLEVVLRNEAMARRVSALHEQLWSSSYAQKLDINRDYPKPNKATEKAATE from the coding sequence GTGCGCCGTATTCTTGCCACCGCATTGCTGGCGGCCTGCGCCGGCAGCGCCCACGCCGACTTCCGCATCCCCGGCTTCGAGCTGGTGCTGACGACGCCTGTCGAGACGACGCTGGCCAATCCCGACCTGCGCGATCCCATCGCCGTCTGGTGCGAGCTGTTCGACAACGCCCGGCACGACATCGCGATCGGCCAGTTCTACGCCGCCGGCAAGGCCGGCAGCCCGTTCGACAAGGTGATCGAGCGGCTGGAAGCGGCCGGCAAGCGCGGCGTGAAGATCCGCTTCTTGCTCGACAAGAAAGGCATCGGGCTGTCCGACGCCGCCACCTTGGACCGCCTGCGCGCGATCCCGAACCTGGACCTGCGCATCCTCGACTACAGCCAGCTGACGGGCAACGGCATCATCCACGCCAAATACGTGCTGGCGGACGGCAAGGTGGCTTTTGTCGGTAGCCAGAACTTCGACTGGCGCGCGTTCACGCACATCCACGAGACGGGCCTGCGGATCGACGATCCCGTCATCGTCGGCCAGGTGGCGGCGATCTTCGAGCAGGACTGGCGCGCCCAGGCCGTACTGGCGCAGGGCGCCAAGGTGACGCCGCTGCAGGCCAAGGCGGCCGCGTTGCCGGCCCAGACCGAGCTGGCCCGCCCATCCTACCTGCTGGCCAGCCCGGCGGCGTATAACCCGCCCGGCGTGCGCGACTCCGAATCCGGCTTGCCCGCCTTGCTGGCCGAGGCCAGGGAAGAGGTGCGCATCCAGCTGCTCGATTACGCGCCGCTGTCGTACGGGCCGCAGGGCAAGCGGCCGTACTACGCGGTCATCGACAACGCCGTGCGTGCCGCCGCCAACCGCGGCGTGAGGATCAGGCTGATGGTGTCGAACTGGAACCTGGAAGCGCCCGCGCTGCCGTACCTGAAAAGCCTGGCGGTGCTGCCGAACGTGGAGATCCGCGTCGTCACGTTGCCGCAGGCGTCCAGCGGCTTCATTCCGTTCGCCCGCGTCATCCACAGCAAGACGATGACGATCGACGGCAAGCTGGCCTGGGTCGGCACCAGCAACTGGGCCGGCGGCTACCTGGACCTGTCGCGCAACCTGGAAGTCGTGCTGCGCAACGAGGCGATGGCGCGCCGCGTGAGCGCGCTGCACGAGCAGCTGTGGAGCTCGTCGTACGCGCAAAAACTGGACATCAATCGCGATTACCCGAAACCGAACAAGGCAACCGAAAAGGCAGCAACCGAATGA
- a CDS encoding ABC transporter permease, with the protein MTFEDLHLGSIVVSTVRNAPVLIFAAMAGLFAERSGVIDIGLEGKILASAFVSAAVAFTTQNPWYGILAGMAVSIALATLQGYVAVTQKGNQLVAGIAINIAMSGLTFVVAQYFFQQGGRTPDLGAARLPYVTLPGSAAVADVPVLGWIWTQLLGGHSILVYGAFALVPLVHWLLYHTRFGLRLRACGENPHAADAAGVSVERTRYTSMLIAGTLCSFSGAYLAIVQSGFFLRDMSAGMGYLALTAMVFGNWRPFYTFLGCLMFGFFTAVQIQLEGVDLPVVGRIPGALIQMVPYVVTVIALAGLMAKSVAPKAIGVPFVKSR; encoded by the coding sequence ATGACTTTCGAAGATCTTCATCTGGGCAGTATCGTCGTCTCGACCGTGCGCAACGCGCCGGTCCTGATTTTCGCCGCGATGGCCGGCCTGTTCGCGGAGCGCTCCGGCGTCATCGACATCGGCCTCGAAGGCAAGATCCTGGCCTCGGCCTTTGTCTCCGCCGCCGTGGCCTTCACCACGCAGAATCCATGGTACGGCATCCTGGCCGGCATGGCCGTGTCGATCGCACTGGCCACCCTGCAGGGCTACGTGGCCGTCACGCAGAAGGGCAACCAGCTGGTGGCCGGCATTGCCATCAATATCGCGATGAGCGGCCTGACGTTCGTCGTGGCGCAGTACTTCTTCCAGCAGGGCGGCCGCACGCCCGACCTGGGCGCGGCGCGCCTGCCATATGTGACCCTGCCGGGCAGCGCCGCCGTGGCGGACGTGCCGGTGCTGGGCTGGATCTGGACCCAGCTGCTGGGCGGCCACTCGATCCTCGTCTACGGCGCGTTCGCGCTGGTGCCGCTGGTGCACTGGCTGCTGTACCACACCCGCTTCGGCCTGCGCCTGCGTGCCTGCGGCGAGAACCCGCACGCGGCCGACGCGGCCGGCGTCTCGGTCGAGCGCACCCGCTACACGTCCATGCTGATCGCCGGCACGCTGTGCTCCTTCTCGGGCGCCTACCTGGCGATCGTGCAGAGCGGTTTCTTCCTGCGCGACATGTCGGCCGGCATGGGCTACCTGGCGCTGACGGCCATGGTGTTCGGCAACTGGCGCCCGTTCTACACGTTCCTGGGTTGCCTGATGTTCGGCTTCTTCACGGCGGTGCAGATCCAGCTGGAAGGTGTCGACCTGCCGGTCGTGGGCCGCATCCCGGGCGCGCTGATCCAGATGGTGCCGTACGTGGTGACGGTGATCGCGCTGGCCGGGCTGATGGCCAAGTCGGTGGCGCCGAAGGCGATCGGGGTGCCGTTCGTGAAGTCGCGCTGA